The following are encoded together in the Candidatus Fusobacterium pullicola genome:
- a CDS encoding septum site-determining protein MinC, translating into MSNYVILKGKKDRLSIHLNNEVDFLAIRDSLVEKIKEARSFIGHGQMAIEFTNRKLSELEENVLIDLIKSNSDLNITYVFSEHSEEPEKIKFIKAITEEGFTKFYRGTLRSGNKLE; encoded by the coding sequence ATGAGTAATTATGTCATTTTAAAAGGTAAAAAAGATAGATTATCCATTCACCTAAATAATGAAGTAGATTTTTTAGCTATAAGAGATAGTTTAGTTGAAAAAATTAAAGAGGCCAGAAGTTTTATTGGTCATGGACAGATGGCTATTGAGTTTACTAATAGAAAATTAAGTGAATTGGAAGAAAATGTACTAATTGATCTGATAAAATCTAATAGTGATTTAAATATAACTTATGTGTTTTCTGAACATAGTGAAGAGCCAGAAAAAATAAAGTTTATAAAGGCTATTACTGAAGAAGGATTTACAAAATTTTACAGAGGTACTCTACGTTCTGGAAATAAATTAGAGTA
- a CDS encoding flavin reductase family protein produces MSKNYFKGSVVLNPVPVVMVTSRNSEGKDNVFTVAWTGTVCTKPPMLSISIRPERLSYEYIKESMEFTINLPTRRLTKETDFCGVRSGRVVDKISEMKFTMKEGKEVNSPYIDECPVNIECKVKSIIPLGTHDLFIAEVLCSHIDKKLIDENGKIHFEWANLITYSHGEYFPVPKTPIGSFGYSVAKKATVERKKSEIKTEVKPKKKKNKSIEKSKKKGKR; encoded by the coding sequence ATGAGTAAAAATTATTTTAAAGGAAGTGTTGTTTTAAATCCTGTTCCAGTAGTTATGGTAACAAGTAGAAATAGTGAGGGAAAGGATAATGTTTTTACAGTTGCATGGACTGGAACTGTGTGTACAAAACCACCAATGTTATCAATTTCAATAAGGCCAGAAAGATTATCTTATGAGTATATAAAAGAGAGTATGGAGTTTACTATAAATCTTCCAACTAGAAGATTAACAAAAGAAACTGATTTCTGTGGAGTTCGTTCTGGGAGAGTTGTAGATAAAATAAGTGAGATGAAATTTACCATGAAAGAGGGAAAAGAGGTAAATAGCCCCTATATAGATGAGTGTCCTGTAAATATTGAATGTAAAGTAAAATCAATAATTCCATTAGGAACACATGACTTATTTATAGCAGAAGTACTTTGCTCACATATAGATAAAAAACTGATTGATGAAAATGGAAAAATCCATTTTGAATGGGCAAATCTTATAACTTATTCTCATGGGGAGTATTTTCCTGTTCCAAAGACACCAATAGGAAGTTTTGGATATTCAGTAGCTAAAAAAGCAACAGTAGAAAGAAAAAAATCTGAAATTAAAACAGAAGTGAAACCTAAAAAGAAAAAGAATAAATCAATAGAAAAATCAAAAAAGAAAGGAAAAAGATAA
- the smc gene encoding chromosome segregation protein SMC: MFLKAVEIFGFKSFGERVYIEFNRGLTSIVGPNGSGKSNILDAVLWVLGEQSYKNIRAKESADIIFSGGKDKKAMSFAEVSLYIDNGDSFLQIESEEVKITRKLYSSGENEYYINDSKARLKDIGNLFLDTGVGKSAYSVIGQGKVERIIGSSSKEIKGIIEEAAGIKKFQGQKNEAVKNLENVDGELEKIDLVLREVGENREKVEKQAEKAQEYLKLKDNRDSLAKGIYLCEYESKDKELEKNSVDKENLVKETEGLQSEFKSIELRLEEIDKNKVELKTYIEESGNKNQELKQEIGEKEKEKVRVSERCSSYKRDIIDRENRLKQGEIKIEEKRKALSELEKEATTIAEKIETLSKENQEFEKEIKELEKEKEDFNTAREIKKRKVMELEIERMKLINEIENSNRRVKGSSNKINSLKEELEITNKKMIDAETERDKSKKALDEKNKNLEEIKVRGEFLEQEISKSSQRMNKLSEIIRTSDYDEKRYSSKLQALLRLEENNEGFFKGVKEVLNSKIEGVEGVFISLVNIPERYMKAVEAGVPGNIQDIIVSTSEVAKRAINLLKEKKVGRASFLALDTIKVGAKKDIKLNIDGVIGLASELVETSERYKIVVDFILGNLLVVENMDVALKIIKNSMFSGNVVTLGGELLSSRGRITGGDSGNSTASQLFERKREIKHLKEKVEELKEVISKGVDEQNRLSKELENFENEIDKIDSAEEELRKQVRVAKEYHEDNGAKVERISKEIRTIKIELEEEIKYNEEFEKKINTSNDEMEKIVLIVEKLKQEEEGDIVKAQEINGVITQKRAEFSDKKIVYLNVQDRVNQIEREREREKKDFEILNFEREELTQKISFLQKEIEKLENLEQTLIKEIDEKVQKYESENIEIVEKKKLNEELGVEERELLKKRKEVESYLLHKRDSLNKVDELLIRLNGDLERLKEGLENLKKIEAITIEVENLKESKERFKTLDSRLKNFQAVNLLAIEEFKELNEKYNFLATQREDLTKGKNVLLELIKEIDETIHSRFFTAYKAIDENFNKMCMETINNAEGKLILNNPDNFDECGVEIFVKFKNKKRQSLSLLSGGEKSMVAIAFIMGIFMFKPSPFTFLDEIEAALDEKNTRKLIGKLKEFTDKSQFILITHNKDTMRESESIFGVTMNKEIGISKIVPVKF; this comes from the coding sequence ATGTTTTTAAAGGCAGTTGAGATTTTTGGTTTTAAGTCTTTTGGAGAGAGAGTATATATAGAATTTAATAGAGGATTAACTTCGATAGTGGGACCAAATGGAAGTGGAAAATCTAACATACTAGATGCTGTACTTTGGGTATTAGGAGAGCAATCATATAAAAATATTAGAGCTAAAGAGAGTGCGGATATAATATTTTCTGGAGGAAAAGATAAAAAGGCAATGAGTTTTGCTGAGGTTTCATTGTATATAGATAATGGAGATTCTTTTTTACAAATTGAAAGTGAAGAGGTAAAAATAACTAGAAAGTTATATTCATCTGGAGAAAATGAGTACTATATTAATGATTCAAAAGCTAGATTAAAAGATATTGGAAATCTTTTCTTAGATACAGGAGTGGGAAAGAGTGCATACTCTGTAATAGGACAAGGAAAGGTAGAGAGAATAATAGGTTCTTCATCAAAAGAGATAAAGGGAATAATTGAGGAAGCAGCAGGGATAAAAAAATTCCAGGGACAGAAAAATGAAGCAGTAAAGAATCTTGAAAATGTAGATGGAGAGTTAGAAAAGATAGATTTAGTACTTAGAGAGGTAGGAGAAAATAGAGAAAAAGTAGAGAAACAAGCTGAAAAAGCACAGGAGTATTTAAAACTAAAAGATAATAGAGATTCATTAGCTAAGGGGATATATCTTTGTGAGTATGAAAGTAAAGATAAAGAGTTAGAAAAGAATAGTGTAGATAAAGAGAACTTAGTTAAAGAGACAGAAGGACTTCAAAGTGAATTCAAAAGTATAGAGTTAAGATTAGAGGAGATAGATAAAAATAAAGTTGAATTAAAAACTTATATAGAAGAGAGTGGAAATAAGAATCAAGAGCTAAAGCAGGAGATTGGTGAAAAAGAAAAGGAAAAAGTGAGGGTTAGTGAAAGATGTTCTAGCTATAAAAGAGATATAATTGATAGAGAGAATAGATTGAAACAGGGAGAAATAAAGATTGAAGAGAAGAGAAAAGCTCTATCTGAATTAGAAAAAGAAGCTACGACAATAGCAGAAAAAATAGAGACTCTTTCAAAGGAAAACCAAGAGTTTGAAAAAGAGATAAAGGAACTGGAGAAAGAAAAGGAGGATTTTAATACTGCAAGAGAGATAAAGAAGAGAAAGGTTATGGAGTTAGAGATCGAAAGAATGAAGCTTATTAACGAGATTGAAAACTCTAATAGAAGGGTAAAAGGAAGTAGTAATAAAATAAACTCTTTAAAAGAAGAGTTAGAAATAACTAATAAAAAGATGATCGATGCTGAAACTGAGAGGGATAAGTCAAAGAAAGCATTAGATGAAAAAAATAAAAATCTTGAAGAGATAAAGGTAAGAGGGGAGTTTTTAGAGCAAGAGATTAGTAAATCAAGCCAAAGAATGAATAAGCTTTCTGAGATCATAAGAACTTCAGATTATGATGAAAAGAGATATTCATCAAAACTACAGGCCTTACTTAGATTAGAAGAGAATAATGAGGGATTTTTTAAAGGGGTAAAAGAGGTACTAAATAGTAAAATTGAAGGAGTTGAAGGAGTATTTATCTCCCTTGTAAACATTCCAGAGAGATATATGAAAGCAGTAGAAGCTGGAGTACCTGGAAATATTCAAGATATCATAGTATCTACAAGTGAGGTAGCTAAAAGGGCAATAAATTTATTGAAAGAGAAGAAAGTAGGAAGAGCATCTTTCTTAGCTTTAGATACAATAAAAGTAGGAGCCAAAAAAGATATCAAATTGAATATAGATGGAGTAATTGGACTTGCATCAGAGCTAGTTGAAACATCTGAGAGATATAAAATAGTAGTGGATTTTATCCTTGGAAATCTACTTGTTGTTGAAAATATGGACGTAGCTTTAAAAATTATAAAAAATTCGATGTTTTCTGGAAATGTTGTAACCTTAGGTGGAGAATTACTTAGCTCAAGAGGAAGAATTACAGGGGGAGATTCAGGAAACTCTACAGCTAGCCAACTTTTTGAAAGAAAAAGAGAGATTAAACATCTAAAGGAAAAGGTTGAAGAGTTAAAAGAGGTTATTTCAAAAGGTGTGGATGAACAAAATAGATTAAGTAAAGAGTTAGAAAACTTTGAGAATGAGATTGATAAGATAGATAGTGCAGAAGAGGAATTAAGAAAGCAGGTAAGAGTAGCCAAAGAGTATCATGAGGATAATGGAGCTAAGGTAGAGAGAATAAGTAAAGAGATAAGAACCATAAAGATAGAGTTAGAGGAAGAGATAAAATACAATGAAGAGTTTGAAAAGAAAATAAATACCTCTAATGATGAGATGGAAAAAATAGTTTTAATAGTCGAAAAATTAAAACAAGAGGAAGAGGGAGATATAGTAAAAGCTCAGGAGATAAATGGAGTTATAACTCAAAAAAGAGCAGAGTTTTCAGATAAGAAAATAGTATATCTAAATGTACAAGATAGAGTAAATCAAATAGAAAGAGAGAGAGAAAGAGAGAAAAAAGATTTTGAGATATTGAATTTTGAGAGAGAGGAGTTAACTCAAAAGATATCTTTCTTACAAAAAGAGATTGAAAAGCTAGAGAATTTAGAGCAAACTTTAATAAAAGAGATAGATGAAAAAGTTCAGAAATATGAAAGTGAAAATATAGAGATTGTTGAAAAGAAAAAACTGAACGAAGAGCTTGGAGTTGAGGAGAGAGAACTTCTTAAAAAGAGAAAAGAGGTAGAGAGCTATCTTTTACATAAAAGAGACAGTTTAAACAAAGTTGATGAATTGCTTATAAGATTGAATGGGGACCTAGAGAGATTAAAAGAGGGCTTAGAAAATCTTAAAAAGATAGAAGCAATTACTATTGAAGTGGAGAATTTAAAAGAGAGTAAAGAGAGATTTAAAACATTAGATAGTAGATTAAAAAATTTCCAAGCGGTGAATTTACTTGCTATTGAAGAGTTTAAAGAGTTAAATGAGAAATATAACTTTTTAGCAACTCAAAGAGAGGACTTAACAAAGGGAAAAAATGTACTTTTAGAACTTATAAAAGAGATTGACGAAACTATACATAGTAGATTTTTTACAGCATATAAGGCTATAGATGAAAACTTTAATAAAATGTGTATGGAAACTATAAATAATGCTGAGGGGAAATTGATACTAAATAATCCAGATAATTTTGATGAGTGTGGAGTAGAGATATTTGTTAAGTTTAAAAATAAGAAAAGACAATCTCTTTCACTACTTTCTGGTGGAGAAAAATCAATGGTTGCTATTGCATTTATAATGGGGATATTTATGTTTAAACCAAGTCCATTTACTTTCCTAGATGAGATAGAAGCGGCTTTAGATGAAAAAAATACTAGAAAGTTAATAGGAAAATTAAAGGAGTTCACAGATAAATCTCAATTTATTTTAATCACTCACAATAAGGATACTATGAGAGAATCAGAGAGTATCTTTGGAGTAACTATGAATAAAGAGATAGGAATATCAAAAATTGTACCAGTAAAATTTTAA
- the lpxK gene encoding tetraacyldisaccharide 4'-kinase, whose protein sequence is MRILAYIYYLITSLRNFLYDKRILPIRRVEGVEIICIGNITVGGTGKTPAVQYFVKKLQKMGRKVAVVSRGYRGKRKREPLLVSDGYEIFATARESGDEPFIHALNLKVPIVVSSNRYKGCLFAKKHFDIDTIVLDDGFQHRKLYRDRDIVLIDATNPFGWGEVLPKGMLREDFKKGAKRATEFIITKSDLVSEREVERIKKYLKKKSGKEVSTAKHGVTSLCDLKGNQKPLFWVKGKRVLLFSGLANPLNFEKTVISLEPSYIERVDFMDHHNFKRKDIELIQRRAESMKASFIIMTEKDLVKLPTDMNMENFFVLKIEFTILEDNCLKGIGGNVNNAV, encoded by the coding sequence ATGAGAATATTAGCATATATATATTACCTCATAACTTCCCTTAGAAATTTTCTTTATGATAAGAGAATTTTACCAATAAGGAGAGTAGAGGGAGTAGAGATTATCTGTATAGGTAATATAACTGTAGGTGGAACAGGAAAGACACCAGCTGTACAATATTTTGTAAAAAAGTTGCAAAAAATGGGAAGAAAAGTGGCTGTTGTTTCAAGAGGGTATAGAGGAAAAAGAAAAAGAGAACCTCTATTAGTGAGTGATGGTTATGAAATTTTTGCAACTGCTAGGGAGAGTGGAGATGAGCCATTCATTCATGCCTTGAATTTAAAAGTTCCTATAGTTGTCAGCTCAAATAGATACAAAGGGTGTCTTTTTGCTAAAAAACATTTTGATATAGATACTATTGTTCTAGATGATGGATTTCAACACAGAAAGCTTTATAGAGATAGAGATATAGTTTTGATAGATGCAACTAATCCATTTGGGTGGGGAGAGGTTCTACCTAAAGGTATGTTGAGAGAAGATTTTAAAAAGGGAGCTAAGAGAGCTACAGAGTTTATCATAACAAAATCAGATTTGGTAAGTGAAAGAGAAGTAGAGAGAATAAAAAAATATTTAAAAAAGAAGAGTGGAAAAGAGGTTTCTACAGCAAAGCATGGAGTAACTTCTCTATGTGATTTAAAAGGAAATCAAAAACCTCTTTTCTGGGTAAAAGGAAAGAGGGTACTTCTTTTTTCAGGATTAGCTAATCCACTAAATTTTGAAAAAACAGTAATATCTTTGGAGCCCTCATATATAGAAAGAGTTGATTTTATGGATCATCATAATTTTAAAAGAAAAGATATAGAGCTGATACAAAGACGTGCTGAAAGTATGAAGGCATCATTTATAATTATGACAGAAAAAGATCTTGTAAAATTACCTACAGATATGAATATGGAGAACTTTTTCGTTTTAAAAATAGAGTTTACTATTTTAGAGGATAATTGTTTAAAAGGAATTGGAGGAAATGTAAATAATGCAGTATAA
- a CDS encoding PTS sugar transporter subunit IIA codes for MLKYFNSKLITYIKGKHSKNEALKILVDLIRENSDALKDENHFYENILAREELGSTGIGQGIAIPHARSEKIDKIVVAIGLLEHRVDFKSPDGEGVKIVILVGAPKGQNKEYLHLVSELVRTFRDKKLREAVTCATNYQELLEAIAELK; via the coding sequence ATGTTGAAATATTTTAATAGTAAGCTAATTACCTATATAAAAGGAAAACATAGTAAGAATGAAGCTTTGAAAATTTTAGTTGATTTAATAAGAGAGAATAGTGATGCTCTGAAAGATGAAAACCACTTTTATGAAAATATATTAGCTAGAGAAGAATTAGGTAGTACTGGTATAGGGCAGGGAATTGCCATTCCTCATGCAAGAAGTGAAAAAATAGACAAAATAGTAGTAGCTATAGGGTTATTAGAGCATAGAGTAGATTTTAAATCTCCTGATGGTGAAGGTGTAAAGATAGTAATTTTAGTTGGTGCACCAAAGGGACAAAATAAAGAGTATCTACACTTAGTTTCTGAACTAGTTAGAACTTTTAGAGATAAGAAATTGAGAGAAGCTGTAACATGTGCAACAAATTATCAAGAACTTCTTGAGGCTATTGCGGAGTTAAAATGA
- the nadD gene encoding nicotinate-nucleotide adenylyltransferase, translating to MRIGIYGGSFNPIHRAHVEIVKFILEKMNLDKIIIIPVGKASHRADIMLSGELRKKMCELAFEGEDKIVVSDIEIKSKKTSYTVDTLKKIISYYGGHNEFYEIIGEDSAYNFSKWKDYKKILELSKVIVFRREGYVGGVEDRNIIYLDTPLYNISSTMIRERIKNGEDISELVPEKVEEFIKKNELYN from the coding sequence ATGAGAATAGGAATATATGGTGGGAGTTTTAACCCAATACATAGAGCTCATGTGGAGATAGTAAAATTTATTCTAGAAAAGATGAACTTAGATAAGATAATAATAATTCCAGTTGGAAAAGCATCACATAGGGCAGACATTATGTTGAGTGGTGAACTAAGAAAAAAGATGTGTGAATTAGCTTTTGAAGGTGAAGATAAAATAGTAGTTTCAGATATTGAGATAAAGAGTAAAAAAACTTCTTATACAGTTGACACCTTGAAAAAAATAATCTCTTATTATGGTGGACATAATGAATTTTATGAGATAATAGGAGAGGATTCAGCATATAATTTTTCGAAATGGAAGGATTATAAAAAGATATTAGAGTTAAGTAAAGTTATTGTTTTTCGTAGAGAAGGATATGTGGGTGGAGTTGAAGATAGAAATATAATTTATCTAGATACACCACTATATAATATATCGTCGACGATGATAAGAGAAAGAATAAAAAATGGTGAAGATATATCTGAGCTAGTTCCAGAGAAAGTAGAAGAGTTTATAAAAAAAAATGAGTTATATAATTAA
- the yfcE gene encoding phosphodiesterase — MRLFIISDIHGSLYYLKKAIEIFEKGGYDKLVILGDELYHGPRNPLPKDYSPKDVIEILNSYKDRIIAIRGNCDSEVDQMVLKYPIMSDYTMIYLGGRRVYLTHGHIYNMDNPLHMSEGDIMLYGHFHIPMLEKKDGKYFLNPGSISLPKNGSKNSFAILDEEKFEIRDLEENILFQGYFN; from the coding sequence ATGAGATTATTTATTATTTCTGATATTCATGGGTCACTTTATTACTTGAAAAAAGCGATAGAGATATTTGAAAAGGGAGGGTATGATAAATTAGTAATATTAGGAGATGAATTATATCATGGACCTAGAAATCCTTTACCAAAGGATTACTCTCCTAAGGATGTAATAGAGATTTTGAATAGCTATAAAGACAGGATTATAGCAATAAGAGGGAATTGTGATAGTGAAGTTGATCAAATGGTTTTAAAGTATCCGATTATGAGTGACTATACTATGATATATTTAGGTGGAAGAAGAGTCTATCTAACACATGGTCATATATATAATATGGACAATCCTCTTCATATGTCAGAAGGAGATATTATGCTATATGGTCATTTTCATATACCAATGTTAGAAAAAAAAGATGGAAAATACTTTTTAAATCCAGGTTCGATCTCATTACCTAAAAATGGAAGTAAAAATAGTTTTGCTATTTTAGATGAAGAGAAATTTGAAATTAGAGATTTAGAGGAAAATATCTTATTTCAGGGGTATTTTAATTAG
- a CDS encoding DEAD/DEAH box helicase, whose translation MEKLEKFRELGLSEKTLKALAKKGYEQPTPIQALTIPALLNGDKDIIGQAQTGTGKTAAFSLPILENFEADKNIQAIVLAPTRELALQVAEEMNSLAHGKKIRITPVYGGQSIEFQIRQLKKGTDIIVGTPGRVMDLMDRKLIKLRNLKYFILDEADEMLNMGFVEDIEKILEATNEDKRMLFFSATMPNEIMKIAKNHMKDYEVLAVKARELTTDLTDQIYFEVQEKDKFEALCRIIDLTRDFYGIVFCRTKNDANDLVGKLNDRGYDAEGLHGDISQNYREVTLKRFKAKKINVLVATDVAARGIDVNDLSHVINYSIPQEAESYVHRIGRTGRAGKEGTAITFITPQEYRKLLQIQRIVKTEIRKERVPEIKDVIQAKKFRLMEELNMILAEGNYDNFKDFAKELLNGEQALDIVAALLKHAYDDILDENNYNEISEVKLEKSGKVRLFIALGRKNAMTPKKLVDYVIKRSKVDDRKIKNVEVFENFSFMSVPFTEAEIILEAFQKEKNGKKPLVEKAKDKSEEGSSKSKSGKDRAKKRKKDNQE comes from the coding sequence ATGGAAAAATTAGAAAAGTTTAGAGAATTAGGGTTGAGTGAAAAAACATTAAAGGCTTTGGCAAAAAAGGGATATGAGCAACCAACTCCAATACAAGCTTTAACAATACCAGCTCTTTTAAATGGAGATAAAGATATAATAGGACAGGCTCAAACTGGAACAGGAAAAACAGCTGCTTTTTCTTTACCAATTTTAGAAAACTTTGAAGCTGATAAGAATATTCAAGCAATTGTATTAGCTCCAACTAGAGAGCTTGCACTACAAGTAGCAGAGGAGATGAACAGTCTAGCTCATGGTAAAAAAATAAGAATAACTCCTGTTTATGGTGGGCAATCTATAGAGTTTCAAATCAGACAATTAAAAAAGGGAACTGATATAATAGTAGGAACTCCTGGAAGAGTTATGGATTTAATGGATAGAAAGTTAATAAAACTTCGAAATCTTAAATACTTTATTCTAGACGAAGCTGATGAGATGTTAAATATGGGATTCGTAGAGGATATAGAGAAAATTTTAGAAGCTACAAATGAGGATAAGAGAATGTTATTTTTCTCAGCAACTATGCCTAATGAGATAATGAAAATAGCAAAAAATCATATGAAAGATTATGAGGTATTAGCTGTAAAAGCAAGAGAGCTAACTACAGATTTAACTGACCAGATATACTTCGAGGTACAGGAGAAAGATAAGTTTGAAGCACTATGTAGAATAATAGATTTAACTAGAGATTTCTATGGAATAGTATTCTGTCGTACAAAAAATGATGCTAATGATTTAGTTGGAAAATTAAATGATAGAGGGTATGATGCTGAAGGACTACATGGTGATATCAGCCAAAACTATAGAGAGGTTACATTAAAAAGATTTAAAGCTAAGAAGATAAATGTTCTTGTAGCTACAGATGTAGCAGCAAGAGGAATAGATGTAAACGATCTATCACATGTTATCAACTATTCTATACCACAAGAGGCTGAAAGCTATGTACATAGAATAGGAAGAACTGGAAGAGCTGGAAAAGAGGGAACAGCAATAACTTTTATAACTCCACAAGAGTATAGAAAATTACTTCAAATTCAAAGAATAGTAAAAACTGAGATAAGAAAAGAGAGAGTTCCTGAGATAAAAGATGTAATTCAAGCTAAAAAGTTTAGATTAATGGAAGAGTTAAATATGATTTTAGCTGAGGGAAATTATGATAACTTTAAAGATTTTGCAAAAGAGTTATTAAATGGAGAGCAAGCTTTAGATATAGTAGCTGCACTATTAAAACATGCTTATGATGATATATTAGATGAAAATAATTACAATGAGATAAGTGAAGTTAAATTAGAAAAATCTGGAAAAGTTAGATTATTTATAGCTTTAGGAAGAAAAAATGCAATGACTCCTAAAAAACTTGTTGATTATGTAATAAAGAGATCTAAAGTTGATGATAGAAAGATAAAAAATGTAGAGGTATTTGAAAACTTCTCATTTATGTCTGTTCCTTTTACAGAAGCTGAGATAATATTAGAAGCTTTCCAAAAAGAAAAAAATGGTAAAAAACCTCTTGTTGAAAAAGCAAAGGATAAATCTGAAGAGGGAAGTAGCAAATCAAAATCTGGAAAAGATAGAGCTAAAAAAAGAAAAAAAGATAATCAAGAGTAG
- the cobU gene encoding bifunctional adenosylcobinamide kinase/adenosylcobinamide-phosphate guanylyltransferase has translation MGKVIYFTGGARSGKSLQAERYILNNNYISKIYVATSIPFDEEMRARVEKHREQRGEDWITIEAYRELIKKLTPFSKKGGVVLLDCLTNMVSNLMILEKEYDWDTISMSEIKNIENGIEKEVRELLEFVKREPIDMVIVSNEIGMGIIPAYPLGRYFRDICGKINQLAAEYSDEAYMAVSGLQLQLK, from the coding sequence ATGGGAAAAGTAATATACTTCACTGGGGGAGCTAGGAGTGGGAAAAGTCTACAGGCAGAGAGATATATTCTCAATAACAATTATATCTCAAAAATATATGTAGCAACTTCTATTCCCTTTGATGAAGAGATGAGAGCAAGAGTAGAAAAACATAGAGAGCAGAGGGGAGAAGATTGGATAACTATAGAAGCTTATAGGGAATTAATTAAAAAACTTACTCCATTTTCAAAAAAAGGAGGAGTTGTATTATTAGATTGTTTAACCAATATGGTTAGTAATTTGATGATTCTAGAAAAAGAGTATGATTGGGATACAATATCTATGAGTGAGATAAAAAACATAGAGAATGGAATAGAAAAAGAGGTGAGAGAACTTCTTGAATTTGTAAAGAGAGAGCCTATAGATATGGTAATTGTATCCAATGAGATAGGAATGGGGATAATACCAGCTTATCCTTTGGGGAGATATTTTAGAGATATTTGTGGAAAGATAAATCAATTAGCAGCAGAATATTCTGATGAAGCATATATGGCTGTATCAGGATTACAATTACAATTAAAATAG
- the cobS gene encoding adenosylcobinamide-GDP ribazoletransferase, which produces MNGIALLFKFMTRLPIGFEPKFESDSLGKSMKFFPVVGMVMGIILFIFFWLFSHFIYSSMLMAVLLVIIEVVLTGGLHLDGLADTFDGIFSYRSKQKMLEIMKDSRLGTNGGLVLILYFILKVALLYDLDVTFGVPSGIVFLLTPAFARLNSVVNCYAAPYARATGMGKTFVDNTNGISLVIATLLTLIYGFIICKVFFLPYILLGIIPVLMILGYIFAKLMTRKIGGVTGDTLGAIVEISEILVIFMIYLCASLFV; this is translated from the coding sequence ATGAATGGAATAGCATTACTTTTTAAATTTATGACAAGATTACCAATAGGATTTGAACCAAAGTTTGAATCAGACTCACTAGGAAAAAGTATGAAGTTTTTTCCAGTAGTTGGAATGGTAATGGGAATTATACTTTTTATTTTCTTTTGGCTTTTTAGTCATTTTATATACTCTTCAATGTTAATGGCAGTACTTTTAGTTATAATAGAAGTTGTACTTACTGGAGGATTACACTTAGATGGTTTAGCTGATACCTTTGACGGAATATTTAGTTATAGAAGTAAGCAAAAGATGTTAGAAATAATGAAGGATTCTAGATTAGGAACAAATGGAGGATTAGTTTTAATTCTTTATTTTATTTTAAAAGTAGCACTTTTATACGACTTAGATGTAACATTTGGTGTACCAAGTGGAATAGTGTTTTTATTAACACCAGCTTTTGCAAGATTAAATAGTGTTGTAAACTGTTATGCCGCTCCTTATGCTAGGGCAACTGGTATGGGAAAAACTTTTGTTGATAATACAAATGGAATAAGTTTAGTGATTGCAACACTACTTACACTTATCTATGGCTTTATCATATGCAAAGTATTTTTCCTACCATATATTTTATTAGGAATTATACCTGTATTAATGATATTAGGGTATATATTTGCTAAACTTATGACAAGAAAAATCGGAGGAGTTACTGGAGATACACTTGGTGCTATAGTTGAGATATCAGAAATTTTAGTTATTTTTATGATATATCTATGTGCTTCTCTATTTGTATAG